A single genomic interval of Flavobacterium sp. N2820 harbors:
- a CDS encoding OmpA family protein: MRIFYIIFFVFISNLSWSQSSLKKAEHHFKNMDFNNVIASYNKAIEDKVELSQSQIEQLADSYFNINDYQNAKLWYDKLYASKQNSMSEVSFSRYLSCLRSNRDYEPSLHLLKEYYKNDPKKINFYAARKKQFDSIFDTKNTEFVRNLAINTKYSEFGTVKYNEKFIFSSSRDSLNFNSKLYKWNNQPYLNLFVSEVNLSNGELSQVQLLLKDIKSNYHTGTVAFSPDYKYVFFTRNYIKKNQKLSVNQKGMSNLQIVRGTLEKGKVINEEILKFNSDTYSCGQPAISDDGKYLFFVSDMPGTKGQTDIYVAEIFDDGTINTPVNVGDQINTAGREMFPYFKNGTLYFASDNHYGFGGLDIFKSEMKSKVMYVTPKNLGKDINSNMDDFAITFNENNLSGYFSSNRSGGKGDDDIYYFELQPIINNQTLSGVVYEEKSKLPIPNASVKVYNLFDEVIQEQTSDDKGNYTLSLPCSSEYVVEFSKSGYSTKKINYVADEVPNKVTKQDVYLTKFSDLVKEEDGVVKIIVEPIYFDYNKWDITPKAIVELEKVLKVMREFPDVKIKIESHTDARGKDAYNLSLSDKRAKSTQAYLIENGIDMNRIESAIGYGESRLKNHCEDGVKCSEELHSINRRSDFIILSNKQ; this comes from the coding sequence ATGAGAATATTTTATATTATATTTTTTGTATTTATCAGCAATTTAAGTTGGAGTCAAAGTAGTCTAAAAAAAGCAGAACATCATTTTAAAAACATGGATTTTAATAATGTAATTGCCAGTTATAATAAAGCTATTGAAGACAAGGTCGAACTTTCTCAATCTCAAATTGAACAATTAGCCGATTCATATTTTAATATTAACGACTATCAAAATGCCAAATTATGGTATGATAAGTTATATGCAAGCAAACAAAATTCAATGTCTGAAGTAAGTTTTTCGCGTTATTTATCTTGCTTAAGATCTAATCGTGATTATGAACCTTCATTGCATCTTTTAAAAGAGTATTATAAAAATGATCCTAAAAAAATAAATTTTTATGCTGCTCGAAAAAAACAATTTGACAGTATTTTTGATACTAAAAACACAGAATTTGTCAGAAATTTAGCTATTAATACAAAATATTCAGAGTTTGGAACCGTAAAATACAATGAAAAATTTATTTTTTCATCCTCACGTGATTCTTTAAATTTTAATAGTAAATTATATAAGTGGAACAATCAACCCTATCTAAATTTGTTTGTTTCCGAAGTTAATTTATCTAATGGTGAATTAAGTCAAGTGCAACTGTTATTAAAAGATATAAAATCTAATTATCATACAGGTACTGTTGCTTTTTCACCCGATTATAAATATGTTTTTTTTACTAGAAATTATATCAAAAAGAACCAAAAGCTTTCCGTAAATCAAAAAGGAATGTCAAATCTTCAAATTGTAAGAGGTACTTTAGAAAAGGGAAAAGTGATAAATGAAGAAATACTAAAATTCAATAGCGATACCTATTCTTGCGGCCAGCCAGCAATAAGTGATGATGGTAAATACTTGTTTTTTGTTTCAGATATGCCCGGGACAAAAGGACAAACAGATATTTATGTTGCAGAAATTTTTGATGATGGCACAATTAATACTCCTGTAAATGTGGGTGACCAAATTAATACTGCCGGTAGAGAAATGTTTCCTTATTTTAAAAATGGAACACTTTATTTTGCATCAGATAATCACTATGGATTTGGAGGTTTGGATATTTTTAAAAGCGAAATGAAATCAAAAGTGATGTATGTTACTCCAAAAAATTTAGGAAAGGATATCAATTCCAACATGGATGATTTTGCAATTACTTTTAATGAAAATAACTTGTCTGGATATTTTTCATCCAACAGAAGTGGTGGAAAAGGTGATGATGATATTTATTATTTCGAATTACAACCAATTATAAATAATCAAACGCTTTCGGGAGTAGTTTATGAAGAGAAAAGTAAACTTCCAATTCCAAATGCAAGTGTAAAAGTATATAATCTTTTTGATGAGGTAATTCAGGAACAAACCTCAGATGACAAAGGAAATTATACTTTATCATTACCGTGTTCAAGCGAATATGTTGTTGAATTCTCAAAATCAGGTTATAGTACAAAAAAGATAAACTATGTAGCTGATGAAGTGCCAAATAAAGTCACAAAACAAGATGTTTATTTAACCAAATTTTCTGATTTAGTAAAAGAAGAAGATGGTGTTGTTAAAATTATAGTAGAACCTATATATTTTGATTATAATAAATGGGATATCACTCCAAAAGCAATTGTAGAATTAGAAAAAGTTCTCAAAGTAATGAGGGAGTTTCCAGATGTAAAAATCAAAATAGAATCACATACCGATGCTAGAGGAAAAGACGCATATAATTTATCGTTATCAGACAAAAGAGCAAAATCTACACAAGCGTATCTAATTGAAAACGGAATTGATATGAACAGAATTGAATCTGCAATTGGCTATGGCGAGTCGAGATTGAAAAATCATTGCGAAGACGGCGTTAAATGTTCAGAAGAATTACATTCCATAAATAGAAGATCCGATTTTATTATTTTGAGTAATAAGCAATAG
- a CDS encoding T9SS type A sorting domain-containing protein: MKKTLLFLLLQLSINTYSQGCVDRIVTSDDMTTLYLLDGTTLTWGSNQYGQLGNGTTTLQGTPMLTVNESNWQDVNHARMHTVALHQNGTVWAWGNNYVGQLGNGTNTDSSIPVQVGTDSDWAVISPGNLHTVALKSDGTFWGWGNSGAFELTNSTTTHYVNPIQLSTETDWNKIYGGYFKTFAIKDNGTLWGRGRNNFGDLGIGSTFPLLTLTQIGTDSNWSKISAARNRFTIALKTDGTLWAWGDNENGRLGDGTSVNRYSPVQIGTSTWKDIAAGNFHTIAIKSDGTLWQWGSYGWINGAFLIPNSNIPVQVGTDSDWKSVMAGLSTSYAIKENNNLYAWGYNGGSLGDGTSISRANPTLIPCSQLNSISFNESTLMIYPNPVVDFIYLNDISEIKSFEVINVLGQKVISSLIYDNKIDLSNLPEGIYSAVFLKSNGQLINYKFIKE, translated from the coding sequence ATGAAAAAAACACTACTATTCCTGTTATTACAATTATCAATCAATACTTATTCACAAGGTTGTGTCGATCGAATTGTAACTTCTGACGATATGACAACACTCTATTTACTTGATGGAACAACGTTAACATGGGGAAGTAATCAATATGGACAACTGGGAAATGGCACAACAACCTTACAAGGTACTCCAATGTTAACTGTAAACGAAAGCAATTGGCAAGATGTAAATCATGCCAGAATGCATACTGTGGCATTACATCAAAACGGAACGGTTTGGGCTTGGGGAAATAATTATGTAGGACAATTGGGCAATGGAACTAACACCGACAGCAGTATACCGGTTCAAGTAGGAACAGATTCTGATTGGGCTGTAATTTCACCTGGAAATTTACACACAGTAGCTTTAAAATCTGATGGTACTTTTTGGGGTTGGGGAAATTCTGGTGCATTTGAGCTCACCAATAGTACTACTACGCACTATGTTAATCCAATTCAATTAAGCACAGAAACCGACTGGAATAAAATTTATGGTGGTTATTTCAAAACTTTTGCGATAAAAGACAATGGAACCCTTTGGGGAAGAGGCCGAAATAATTTTGGCGATTTAGGAATTGGCTCTACTTTTCCTTTGCTAACCTTAACACAAATTGGAACCGATAGCAATTGGTCTAAAATTTCAGCTGCCCGTAATCGCTTTACAATAGCTCTTAAAACTGATGGTACACTCTGGGCTTGGGGAGATAATGAAAACGGTCGCCTAGGGGATGGAACTTCTGTAAATAGATATTCTCCAGTACAAATTGGCACAAGCACCTGGAAAGATATTGCGGCAGGGAATTTTCATACAATCGCAATAAAATCAGATGGAACCTTGTGGCAGTGGGGAAGTTATGGCTGGATCAATGGTGCTTTTTTAATCCCAAACAGCAATATTCCTGTTCAAGTGGGTACAGATTCTGATTGGAAATCTGTTATGGCAGGTTTGAGTACTTCCTATGCGATTAAAGAAAACAACAACTTATATGCATGGGGTTATAATGGCGGTTCTCTTGGTGATGGAACTTCAATTTCCAGAGCGAATCCTACTTTAATTCCGTGTAGTCAATTAAACTCGATAAGCTTCAATGAAAGCACGTTAATGATTTATCCTAATCCCGTTGTAGATTTTATTTACCTAAATGACATTTCCGAAATAAAATCCTTTGAAGTTATAAATGTCTTGGGTCAAAAAGTAATTTCAAGTCTGATTTATGATAACAAAATTGATTTATCTAATCTCCCTGAAGGAATTTATAGTGCTGTATTTTTAAAATCAAACGGACAACTAATAAATTATAAGTTTATAAAAGAATAG
- a CDS encoding adenine phosphoribosyltransferase, translating into MNIENYIRDIQDFPKPGIGFKDITPLLSNPEATNACLNLLVSTLQDKKITKVIGVESRGFFFGILLAQKLNVGFVPVRKPKKLPFETISASYELEYGTDTLEMHIDAIQKGDKVLIHDDVLATGGTAKAVCELVEQLGGEIVQMNFLMELSFLNGREKLGNKEIFAAITY; encoded by the coding sequence ATGAACATTGAAAACTATATTCGTGATATTCAGGATTTTCCAAAGCCTGGAATTGGTTTCAAAGATATAACCCCATTGTTAAGTAATCCGGAAGCAACAAATGCTTGCTTGAACTTGTTAGTCAGTACATTACAAGATAAAAAAATCACAAAAGTTATTGGAGTTGAAAGTCGTGGTTTCTTTTTTGGAATCTTATTAGCACAAAAATTAAATGTAGGCTTTGTACCTGTTCGAAAGCCAAAAAAGTTACCATTTGAAACAATTAGTGCTTCCTACGAATTGGAATATGGTACCGATACGTTAGAAATGCACATAGATGCCATTCAAAAAGGCGATAAGGTGTTAATTCATGATGATGTTTTAGCGACAGGAGGAACTGCAAAAGCGGTTTGTGAGTTGGTAGAGCAGTTAGGTGGCGAAATCGTGCAAATGAATTTCTTAATGGAATTATCGTTTTTAAACGGAAGAGAAAAATTAGGAAATAAAGAGATTTTTGCTGCAATTACGTATTAG
- a CDS encoding SsrA-binding protein, translated as MYKLLAKLNKALLPSFTKQGLDPIKAKKWQKAIIAYRYWVTVKSLD; from the coding sequence ATGTATAAGTTATTAGCCAAACTCAACAAAGCTCTTTTACCCAGTTTCACCAAACAAGGTTTAGATCCTATCAAAGCAAAAAAATGGCAAAAAGCTATAATTGCCTATCGGTATTGGGTAACGGTAAAATCGCTAGACTAA
- a CDS encoding M56 family metallopeptidase, with translation MENLLIYFLKVNGLIVLFYLMYVLFLRKETFFTSNRWYLISGLVLSLLLPLVTFTKTIWIEPEPIVYENVKPIIHSTFETIPVEETPFDWTLLVIGAYSAIVGLVLLKIGIELISFYKKIQKQNKQKEVDYTLVDSNSAENPFSFFSYIVINKEMFTEEELEHILTHESIHVKQKHSFDVLLGKVFCALFWANPIIWLYRKVMLQNLEFIADNETFQQIENKYLYQRTLLKVVTHQHNLSITNQFYQSLIKKRIVMLHTNQSDKKNVWKYATILPLLVGFMLLFQIETIAQVKENQQKSHVAKVEAIGFSWDKNATDEEMKSDAELLKNQGIDYKFSKVKRNKNGEIIAIKIEFNDGKGNKGVKEIKGDDPIEPIYFNAEEGRIGFTTEPDYSDYVIDEKLSKQFGTEIKVKMAKVIDDADYPTPPTPPTPPNHPFENLMDAPTPPDFPSVPDFPSNIDDKKAMEKYEKAMATFEKKMKAIEPKMKEFEKKMEVFEKEMKLKEPDMKKFEEEMKIFEQKMKVFEKEMEVYEKEIEKSSAEYYINGEKVSKEEVEKMQTDEIESINVRKNSSPNRIEIKKTEIKKNK, from the coding sequence ATGGAAAATCTGCTAATTTATTTCCTAAAAGTAAACGGACTCATTGTTTTGTTCTACTTGATGTATGTTTTGTTTTTAAGAAAAGAAACTTTTTTTACATCAAATCGTTGGTATTTGATTAGTGGTTTAGTTTTGTCTTTGCTTTTGCCATTAGTTACATTCACAAAAACAATTTGGATTGAACCAGAACCAATAGTTTATGAGAACGTAAAACCTATCATACACTCAACTTTTGAAACAATTCCAGTAGAAGAAACGCCATTTGATTGGACTTTACTTGTAATTGGTGCTTATAGTGCAATAGTTGGCTTAGTACTGCTAAAAATTGGCATTGAACTCATTTCGTTCTATAAAAAAATTCAAAAACAAAATAAGCAAAAAGAAGTCGATTATACATTGGTAGATTCAAATTCAGCCGAAAATCCTTTTTCATTTTTTAGTTACATCGTCATTAATAAAGAAATGTTTACCGAAGAAGAATTGGAACACATTTTAACGCACGAAAGCATTCATGTGAAACAAAAACATTCGTTTGATGTGCTGTTAGGAAAAGTATTTTGTGCTTTATTTTGGGCAAACCCAATTATTTGGTTGTACCGAAAAGTCATGTTACAAAACCTTGAATTTATTGCCGATAATGAAACTTTTCAACAAATAGAAAACAAATATTTATATCAAAGAACATTATTAAAAGTTGTGACTCATCAACACAATTTAAGTATTACTAATCAATTTTATCAATCATTAATCAAAAAACGAATCGTTATGTTACACACAAATCAATCAGACAAAAAAAATGTTTGGAAGTATGCTACAATTCTTCCGCTATTAGTAGGTTTCATGTTATTGTTTCAAATTGAAACTATTGCGCAGGTAAAAGAAAATCAACAAAAATCTCATGTGGCAAAAGTTGAAGCCATTGGTTTTAGTTGGGATAAAAATGCAACCGATGAAGAAATGAAATCAGATGCCGAACTACTAAAAAACCAAGGAATTGATTACAAATTTTCAAAAGTAAAACGCAACAAAAACGGTGAAATTATTGCCATAAAAATCGAATTTAATGATGGTAAAGGTAACAAAGGCGTAAAAGAAATTAAAGGTGATGACCCAATTGAACCGATTTATTTTAATGCCGAAGAAGGAAGAATCGGATTTACAACCGAACCTGATTATTCTGACTATGTTATAGATGAAAAACTATCAAAACAATTTGGAACTGAAATAAAAGTTAAAATGGCTAAAGTTATAGATGATGCAGATTATCCTACGCCACCAACACCGCCAACACCGCCAAATCATCCGTTTGAGAATTTAATGGACGCTCCAACTCCACCAGATTTTCCAAGTGTTCCAGATTTTCCATCTAATATAGATGATAAAAAAGCAATGGAAAAGTATGAGAAAGCAATGGCTACTTTTGAAAAAAAGATGAAAGCTATTGAACCTAAAATGAAAGAATTTGAGAAAAAAATGGAAGTTTTTGAAAAGGAAATGAAACTCAAAGAACCTGACATGAAAAAATTTGAAGAAGAAATGAAAATTTTTGAACAAAAAATGAAAGTCTTTGAAAAAGAAATGGAGGTATATGAGAAAGAAATTGAAAAATCATCAGCCGAATATTACATCAACGGTGAAAAAGTTTCAAAAGAAGAAGTTGAAAAAATGCAAACTGATGAAATTGAATCTATTAATGTTAGAAAAAATAGTTCACCAAACAGAATCGAAATTAAAAAAACAGAAATCAAAAAAAATAAATAA
- a CDS encoding BlaI/MecI/CopY family transcriptional regulator encodes MQKLTNKEEEIMHILWKLKKAFVKDIMEEITDDKPHYNTLSTIVRNLEEKGYVGYNAYGKTHQYFPIVKIEDYRKTFMNTAIDNYFNSSYKNLVSYFAEEDKISADELREILALIEEKK; translated from the coding sequence ATGCAAAAACTAACCAATAAAGAAGAAGAAATCATGCATATTTTATGGAAGCTTAAAAAAGCTTTTGTGAAAGATATCATGGAAGAAATTACCGACGATAAACCACATTATAATACACTCTCAACCATTGTTCGCAATCTAGAAGAAAAAGGTTATGTGGGTTATAATGCATATGGAAAAACGCATCAATACTTCCCGATTGTTAAGATAGAAGATTACAGAAAAACGTTTATGAATACTGCTATTGACAACTATTTCAATAGTTCGTATAAAAATTTGGTTTCCTATTTTGCTGAAGAAGATAAAATTTCGGCAGACGAACTTCGCGAGATTTTAGCCTTAATCGAAGAAAAAAAATAG
- a CDS encoding MDR family MFS transporter — MLQRAFNKYIDNFRGFSREIWILTLITFINRAGTMVLPFLSKYLREDLDFSYNQVKWILISFGLGSIVGSWLGGKLSDKIGFYKIMIFSLMTSGIAFFGLQFVTSFEGLLVAMFFIMVVADMFRPAMFVSLGAYAKPENRTRALTLVRLAINLGFAAGPALGGLLIMTVGYKGLFWVDGTTCILAILIFWILVKEKKKSKYTDKEHPGEILTHSVFKDRPFWIFLGATLITGILFFQLFTTIPLYHKEQFNLSELQTGLLLTLNGVLIFFLEMPIVSYIERHKINKLKVITLGCLAMAISMYLLLVNQWAGILIIMMLFMTFGEMFVFPFSNSFAMSRAPKGHEGRYMAIFTMSYSTAHILSAEAGMDMIRLFSYQNNWFFMGTLGIIGVLLFVWTMKLVTKEPPKIL; from the coding sequence ATGTTACAGCGCGCTTTTAATAAATATATCGACAATTTCAGAGGATTTTCTCGCGAAATTTGGATACTTACACTTATCACTTTTATCAATCGTGCCGGAACTATGGTACTTCCATTCTTGTCTAAATATTTAAGGGAAGATTTAGACTTTTCATACAATCAAGTAAAATGGATTTTAATTAGCTTTGGATTAGGATCAATTGTTGGTTCTTGGTTAGGAGGAAAATTATCTGATAAAATTGGTTTTTATAAAATCATGATTTTTAGCTTAATGACTAGTGGTATTGCTTTTTTTGGATTGCAATTTGTAACCAGTTTTGAAGGCTTGCTAGTTGCTATGTTCTTCATTATGGTCGTTGCCGATATGTTTCGACCTGCAATGTTTGTATCCTTAGGCGCTTATGCCAAACCAGAAAACAGAACGCGAGCATTAACCTTAGTCAGATTAGCTATTAATTTAGGTTTTGCGGCTGGACCAGCACTTGGTGGCCTATTAATTATGACTGTAGGCTATAAAGGCTTATTTTGGGTTGATGGTACTACTTGTATTTTAGCTATTTTAATATTCTGGATTTTGGTTAAAGAAAAGAAAAAATCTAAATATACTGACAAAGAACATCCAGGTGAAATTTTAACGCATTCCGTTTTTAAAGACCGACCTTTCTGGATATTTCTTGGTGCAACTTTAATTACGGGGATATTGTTTTTTCAATTGTTTACAACGATTCCATTGTATCATAAAGAGCAATTTAATTTATCTGAACTACAAACAGGATTACTGTTAACTTTAAACGGTGTGTTAATCTTCTTTCTAGAGATGCCAATTGTAAGCTATATTGAACGTCACAAAATCAACAAGCTAAAAGTCATTACATTAGGCTGTTTAGCTATGGCAATAAGTATGTATTTACTTTTAGTCAATCAATGGGCTGGCATCCTAATCATTATGATGCTGTTTATGACTTTTGGTGAAATGTTTGTGTTTCCATTTTCAAATTCCTTTGCTATGAGTCGCGCTCCTAAAGGTCATGAAGGTCGATATATGGCAATATTTACAATGAGTTACAGTACAGCTCATATTTTAAGTGCAGAAGCTGGGATGGATATGATTCGCTTATTTAGCTATCAAAACAATTGGTTTTTCATGGGAACACTAGGTATTATTGGTGTTTTACTCTTTGTTTGGACAATGAAATTAGTTACAAAAGAACCACCAAAAATTCTTTAA
- a CDS encoding DUF1684 domain-containing protein yields the protein MKNIILFLFCFTSSYAQKDVAAAEKFQSELNKSYADSLKSPLMKDDLKQFKGLDFYPIDEKYIVEAIFIRTKKEKSFKMKTTTSRTPIYKKYGELHFSIDGKELKLNVYQNVDLKKKPGYEDYLFLPFSDLTCGKDSYIGGRYIDMRIPKSEKVTVDFNQAYNPYCAYNYEYSCPIVPLENDLDIEINAGVKKFHD from the coding sequence ATGAAAAATATCATTCTTTTTCTTTTTTGTTTCACTTCTAGTTATGCTCAAAAAGATGTGGCTGCAGCCGAAAAATTTCAATCGGAATTAAATAAAAGTTATGCAGATTCACTAAAAAGCCCTTTAATGAAAGACGATTTAAAGCAATTTAAAGGTTTAGATTTTTATCCAATTGATGAAAAATATATTGTTGAAGCGATTTTTATCCGAACAAAAAAAGAAAAATCATTCAAAATGAAAACAACAACCAGTAGAACTCCAATATATAAAAAATATGGAGAATTACATTTTTCAATTGATGGAAAAGAATTGAAATTGAATGTATATCAAAATGTAGATTTGAAGAAAAAACCGGGTTATGAAGATTATTTATTTCTACCGTTTTCCGATTTAACCTGTGGAAAAGATAGTTACATTGGTGGAAGATATATCGATATGCGAATCCCAAAATCGGAAAAAGTCACTGTCGATTTTAATCAGGCGTATAATCCATATTGTGCTTATAATTATGAGTATTCGTGTCCGATTGTTCCTTTAGAAAACGATTTGGATATTGAAATTAATGCGGGTGTAAAAAAATTCCATGACTAA
- a CDS encoding TatD family hydrolase codes for MTKFINLHTHKFSNLSNVIEVVNQYPWEFDASIPNYSIGIHPWFIDESRLENDLEIIKEKLQLSECLALGECGLDKRIEIPMELQISVFKKQLEIVKLTNKPIVLHCVAAFDELIAIKKELKISNPMLIHGFSKNEQVAKSLLNNGFYLSFGKYLLRNPDLEKVFTFAPENQILLETDTIEESIYEVYEKAASIKGISIEDMKTIVFTNFSRIFS; via the coding sequence ATGACTAAATTCATCAATTTACATACACATAAATTTTCTAATTTATCGAATGTTATAGAAGTCGTAAATCAATATCCGTGGGAATTTGATGCATCTATTCCAAACTATTCTATTGGAATTCATCCGTGGTTTATTGATGAAAGTCGATTAGAAAATGATTTAGAAATCATCAAAGAAAAACTGCAATTGTCGGAATGCTTAGCACTTGGTGAATGTGGTTTAGACAAACGAATTGAAATTCCAATGGAATTACAAATATCTGTTTTCAAGAAGCAATTAGAAATCGTAAAGCTCACCAATAAACCGATTGTTTTACATTGTGTAGCAGCTTTTGATGAACTAATTGCCATTAAAAAAGAGTTGAAAATTTCAAATCCAATGCTAATTCATGGGTTTTCAAAGAATGAGCAAGTTGCAAAATCGCTTTTGAATAATGGATTTTATCTTTCGTTTGGAAAATACCTACTTCGTAATCCAGATTTAGAAAAAGTATTTACCTTTGCACCCGAAAATCAAATTTTATTAGAAACCGATACGATTGAAGAATCTATTTATGAAGTGTATGAAAAAGCAGCTTCCATAAAAGGAATTTCAATAGAAGATATGAAAACGATTGTTTTTACTAATTTTTCAAGGATTTTCAGTTAA
- a CDS encoding tRNA threonylcarbamoyladenosine dehydratase: MAKWKERAALLFKEEGIQKLENANVLVVGLGGVGSFAAEFLARAGVGSMTIVDGDVVDITNINRQLPALHSTVGEPKVKIVGDRLMDINPELRLTRIEEFLSPERAFELVSPEFDYVLDCIDSVTPKINLIVACKRKKVKVISNMGAGGKFEAEKVQVRDISKTEYCPLAKNVRKRLKLEGISKGVKVVYSYERPDYSSIKTTDGTNFKKSFYGTNSWMPALFGLHAAETVVKHLIGKVKK, from the coding sequence ATGGCAAAGTGGAAAGAAAGAGCAGCTTTATTATTCAAAGAAGAAGGAATTCAAAAACTTGAAAACGCTAATGTTTTAGTGGTTGGATTAGGTGGTGTAGGAAGTTTTGCTGCCGAATTTTTAGCTCGTGCTGGTGTTGGTTCTATGACTATTGTTGATGGTGATGTGGTTGATATTACTAATATTAATCGTCAATTGCCAGCTTTGCATAGTACGGTTGGTGAGCCAAAAGTAAAAATTGTTGGGGATCGTTTGATGGATATTAATCCGGAATTGAGATTAACTCGAATCGAAGAGTTTTTGTCGCCAGAACGTGCTTTTGAATTGGTTTCTCCTGAGTTTGATTACGTTTTAGATTGCATTGATAGCGTGACTCCAAAAATTAATCTAATAGTGGCTTGTAAGCGCAAAAAAGTAAAAGTTATCAGCAACATGGGAGCAGGCGGTAAATTTGAAGCCGAAAAAGTTCAAGTACGCGATATTAGCAAAACAGAATATTGTCCGTTGGCTAAAAATGTGCGCAAACGTTTAAAATTAGAAGGAATTTCGAAGGGGGTAAAAGTGGTGTATTCATACGAACGTCCAGATTACTCGAGTATTAAAACAACGGATGGAACCAATTTTAAAAAGTCGTTTTATGGTACTAACAGTTGGATGCCAGCACTTTTTGGTTTACATGCTGCCGAAACTGTTGTAAAACATTTAATAGGTAAAGTAAAAAAGTAA
- a CDS encoding GyrI-like domain-containing protein, which yields MRILKYVLLLLLLFSVAFTVFVATQPGDYKIKRTKEIKVAKDIIFNFVSDSTAITDWSPWDKNEAVFKNSITIANDTLQHNIIVDSEENKSLLQFQKTKTGTLITWELNGKLDFNLKMLSVLQGGVDNVLGDKLDEGLNNIDYYLVKELSSYSIKINGLVTKHTTNYIQQIDTCSLADFQKTSKAMLQNMLSFVEKNDIKITGLPFIVYENKNTVDNQTIFAMCVPVEEEILTTEGSEISGGHFDEFLAVKTTLVGDYSHNKEAWKKTAAYIKDKKMVEDEAGKHIEIYKVSLPKERKPSKWVTEIYIPVKKKVYRPKVAKPETIEEVAAPSESTTTNPVQ from the coding sequence ATGAGAATTCTTAAATATGTCCTTCTTTTATTGCTGCTTTTTAGTGTAGCTTTTACAGTATTTGTAGCTACTCAACCAGGCGACTATAAAATAAAACGCACTAAAGAAATTAAAGTAGCAAAAGATATTATTTTTAATTTTGTTTCTGATAGTACGGCTATTACAGATTGGAGTCCTTGGGATAAAAATGAAGCTGTATTTAAAAACAGTATTACAATTGCTAACGACACACTTCAACATAATATAATTGTAGATTCAGAAGAAAACAAATCGTTATTACAATTTCAAAAAACAAAAACCGGAACTTTAATCACTTGGGAACTTAACGGAAAATTAGATTTTAATTTAAAAATGTTAAGTGTTTTACAAGGTGGTGTTGATAACGTTTTAGGTGATAAATTAGATGAAGGTTTGAATAATATAGATTATTATTTGGTCAAAGAATTATCTTCTTATTCTATCAAAATCAATGGTTTAGTTACCAAACATACCACAAACTACATTCAGCAAATAGATACTTGTTCACTTGCAGATTTTCAGAAAACTTCAAAAGCAATGTTGCAAAATATGCTTTCGTTTGTAGAAAAAAATGATATTAAAATTACAGGTTTGCCATTTATTGTGTACGAAAATAAAAACACAGTAGACAATCAAACCATTTTTGCAATGTGTGTTCCTGTTGAAGAAGAAATTTTAACTACAGAAGGTAGCGAAATTTCTGGTGGACATTTTGATGAATTCTTAGCCGTTAAAACAACATTAGTTGGCGATTATTCTCACAATAAAGAAGCTTGGAAAAAGACTGCTGCATACATAAAAGACAAAAAAATGGTTGAAGACGAAGCTGGGAAACACATTGAAATTTATAAAGTGAGTTTACCAAAAGAACGCAAGCCTTCTAAGTGGGTAACAGAAATTTACATTCCTGTAAAGAAAAAAGTGTATCGCCCAAAAGTTGCAAAACCAGAAACTATTGAAGAAGTTGCTGCACCAAGTGAAAGTACAACAACAAATCCTGTTCAATAA
- a CDS encoding nucleoside triphosphate pyrophosphohydrolase family protein — MQKQLNAVKLFHETYGLGVSTELKADLGNLKNELRFNLMKEENEEYLEAVENNDIVEIADALGDMLYILCGTILEHGLQHKIEAVFDEIQRSNMSKLGEDGKPIYREDGKVMKGPNYFKPNFEEILK; from the coding sequence ATGCAAAAACAATTAAACGCTGTAAAATTATTTCACGAAACCTATGGATTAGGGGTAAGTACTGAATTGAAAGCCGATTTAGGGAACCTAAAAAATGAGCTTCGTTTTAATTTAATGAAAGAAGAAAACGAAGAATATTTAGAAGCAGTAGAAAATAATGATATTGTAGAAATAGCCGATGCGCTTGGTGATATGTTATATATATTATGTGGAACTATTTTAGAACATGGTTTGCAACATAAAATTGAAGCCGTTTTTGACGAAATTCAGCGTTCCAACATGAGCAAATTAGGTGAAGATGGAAAACCTATTTATCGTGAAGATGGCAAAGTAATGAAGGGACCAAATTATTTTAAACCCAACTTTGAAGAAATTTTAAAATAA